One genomic window of Peromyscus maniculatus bairdii isolate BWxNUB_F1_BW_parent chromosome 2, HU_Pman_BW_mat_3.1, whole genome shotgun sequence includes the following:
- the Adgrb2 gene encoding adhesion G protein-coupled receptor B2 isoform X12, which translates to MPHPRMQNRLAQTESKVCGTVNRKRPSARNWGREGSWLHALWDILERSQPKTKEDGPRVAPDRGEEPEEEPKVKTQWPRSADEPGLYMAQTVHGVWEEWGSWSLCSRSCGRGSRSRMRTCVPPQHGGKACEGPELQTKLCSMAACPVEGQWLEWGPWGPCSSSCANGTQQRSRKCSMAGPAWATCTGALTDTRECSNLECPATDGKWGPWNAWSLCSKTCDTGWQRRFRMCQASGTQGYPCEGTGEEVKPCSEKRCPAFHEMCRDEYVMLMTWKKAAAGEIIYNKCPPNASGSASRRCLLSAQGVAYWGLPSFARCISHEYRYLYLSLREHLAKGQRMLAGEGMSQVVRSLQELLARRTYYSGDLLFSVDILRNVTDTFRRATYVPSADDVQRFFQVVSFMVDSENKDKWDDAQQVSPGSVHLLRVVEDFIHLVGDALKAFQSSLIVTDNLVISIQREPISAVSSDITFPMRGRRGMKDWVRHSEDRLFLPKEVLSLSSPGKPATPGAATAGSPGRGRGPGTVPPGPGHAHQRLLPADPDESSYFVIGAVLYRTLGLILPPPRPPLAVTSRVMTVTVRPPTQPPAEPLITVELSYIINGTTDPHCASWDYSRADASSGDWNTENCQTLETQAAHTRCQCQHLSTFAVLAQPPKDLTLELAGAPSVPLVIGCAVSCMALLTLLAIYAAFWRFIKSERSIILLNFCLSILASNILILVGQSRVLSKGVCTMTAAFLHFFFLSSFCWVLTEAWQSYLAVIGRMRTRLVRKRFLCLGWGLPALVVAVSVGFTRTKGYGTSSYCWLSLEGGLLYAFVGPAAVIVLVNMLIGIIVFNKLMARDGVSDKSKKQRAGSERCPWASLLLPCSACGAVPSPLLSSASARNAMASLWSSCVVLPLLALTWMSAVLAMTDRRSVLFQALFAVFNSAQGFVITAVHCFLRREVQDVVKCQMGVCRADESEDSPDSCKNGQLQILSDFEKDVDLACQTVLFKEVNTCNPSTITGTLSRLSLDEDEEPKSCLVGPEGGLSFSPLPGNILVPMAASPGLGEPPPPQETNPVYMCGEGGLRQLDLTWLRPSEPGSEGDYMVLPRRTLSLQPGGGGPGGEEAPRARPEGTPRRAAKTVAHTEGYPSFLSVEHSGLGLGPAYGSLQNPYGMTFQPPPPTPSARQVPEPGERSRTMPRTVPGSTMKLGSLERKKLRYSDLDFEKVMHTRKRHSELYHELNQKFHTFDRYRSQSSAKEKPSPGERPGLSQHRRHQSWSTFKSMTLGSLPPKPRERLALHRAAAWEPTEPPDGDFQTEV; encoded by the exons TGCACGGCGTGTGGGAGGAGTGGGGGTCCTGGAGCCTGTGCTCCCGCAGCTGCGGGCGGGGGTCCCGGAGTCGGATGCGGACCTGCGTGCCCCCCCAGCACGGCGGCAAGGCCTGCGAGGGTCCCGAGCTGCAGACTAAACTCTGCAGTATGGCCGCCTGCCCGG TGGAAGGCCAGTGGCTAGAATGGGGTCCCTGGGGCCCATGCTCTTCATCGTGTGCCAACGGGACCCAGCAGCGCAGCCGGAAATGCAGTATGGCCggcccagcctgggccacatgcaCAGGTGCCCTTACCGACACTCGCGAGTGCAGCAATCTCGAATGTCCGG CCACTGACGGCAAGTGGGGGCCATGGAACGCATGGAGCCTGTGCTCCAAGACCTGTGACACCGGCTGGCAGCGCCGCTTCCGCATGTGCCAGGCTTCGGGCACACAGGGCTACCCGTGTGAGGGCACAGGGGAGGAGGTGAAGCCCTGCAGTGAGAAGAGGTGTCCAG CCTTCCACGAGATGTGCAGGGATGAGTACGTGATGCTGATGACGTGGAAGAAGGCAGCGGCCGGCGAGATCATTTACAACAAGTGTCCCCCCAATGCCTCGG GGTCTGCCAGCCGCCGCTGTCTCCTCAGTGCACAGGGCGTGGCATATTGGGGACTGCCCAGCTTTGCTCGCTGCATCTCCCATGAGTACCGCTACCTGTACCTGTCA CTTCGAGAGCACCTGGCTAAGGGCCAGCGCATGCTGGCAGGTGAGGGCATGTCACAGGTGGTAAGAAGCCTGCAGGAGCTACTGGCGCGGCGCACTTACTACAGCGGGGACCTGCTCTTCTCTGTGGACATTCTGAGGAATGTCACCGACACCTTCAGGAGGGCCACCTATGTCCCCTCTGCTGATGATGTGCAG CGTTTCTTCCAGGTGGTGAGCTTCATGGTGGATTCTGAGAATAAGGACAAGTGGGATGATGCTCAGCAG GTGTCTCCTGGCTCTGTGCACTTGCTGCGTGTTGTGGAAGACTTCATTCACCTCGTGGGTGATGCTCTCAAGGCCTTCCAGAGTTCTCTGATTGTCACGGACAATCTAG TGATCAGCATCCAGAGAGAGCCAATCTCAGCCGTGTCCAGTGATATCACATTTCCCATGCGGGGCCGCAGGGGCATGAAGGACTGGGTGCGGCACTCAGAGGACCGCCTCTTCCTACCCAAGGAGGTGCTCAGcctgtcctccccagggaagccAGCCACACCTGGGGCAGCTACAGCAGGCAGcccaggcagggggaggggcccaGGAACGGTGCCCCCTGGCCCAGGCCACGCCCACCAGCGCCTTCTCCCAGCCGACCCAGATGAGTCCTCCTACTTTGTCATCGGTGCTGTGCTCTACCGCACCCTCGGCctcatcctcccaccccccag GCCCCCGCTTGCTGTTACCTCCCGGGTCATGACAGTGACTGTGCGTCCCCCCACCCAGCCTCCCGCTGAGCCCCTCATCACAGTGGAGCTGTCCTATATCATCAAT GGCACCACCGATCCCCACTGTGCCAGCTGGGACTATTCGAGAGC AGATGCCAGCTCAGGGGACTGGAACACTGAGAACTGCCAGACCTTGGAGACCCAGGCAGCGCACACCCGCTGCCAGTGTCAACATTTGTCCACCTTTGCCGTTCTGGCTCAGCCACCCAAGGACCTG ACCCTGGAGCTGGCGGGTGCTCCCTCGGTCCCCCTGGTGATCGGCTGTGCAGTGTCCTGCATGGCCCTGCTCACACTGCTTGCCATCTATGCCGCCTTCTGGAG GTTTATAAAGTCAGAACGCTCCATCATCTTGCTGAACTTCTGCCTGTCCATCCTGGCTTCCAACATCTTGATCCTCGTGGGCCAGTCCCGGGTGCTGAGCAAG GGCGTATGCACCATGACGGCTGCCTTCCTGCACTTCTTCTTTCTGTCCTCCTTTTGCTGGGTGCTTACAGAGGCCTGGCAATCCTATCTGGCTGTCATCGGGCGGATGCGCACCCGCCTGGTTCGCAAGCGCTTCCTCTGCCTGGGCTGGG GTCTGCCGGCCCTGGTGGTGGCTGTGTCTGTTGGCTTTACACGCACCAAAGGATACGGTACATCCAGCTA CTGCTGGCTTTCCCTGGAGGGGGGCCTGCTCTACGCCTTTGTGGGTCCAGCTGCAGTCATTGTCCTG GTGAACATGCTCATCGGAATCATCGTGTTCAACAAGCTCATGGCTCGAGATGGCGTGTCAGACAAATCCAAGAAGCAGAGGGCCGG GTCGGAGCGGTGCCCCTGGGCCAGCCTGCTCCTCCCCTGCTCAGCGTGTGGAGCGGTCCCCAGCCCCCTGCTCAGCTCAGCCTCGGCCAGGAATGCCAT GGCCTCACTCTGGAGTTCCTGCGTGGTCCTGCCTCTCCTGGCGCTGACCTGGATGTCTGCTGTCCTGGCCATGACAGACCGCCGCTCGGTCCTCTTCCAGGCCCTCTTTGCCGTGTTCAACTCCGCGCAGGGCTTCGTCATCACTGCCGTGCACTGCTTCCTGCGCCGAGAG GTCCAGGACGTGGTCAAGTGCCAGATGGGTGTGTGTCGGGCTGATGAGAGCGAAGACTCCCCTGACTCATGCAAGAACGGGCAGCTGCAGATCTTG TCGGACTTTGAAAAGGATGTGGACCTGGCTTGTCAGACAG TGCTCTTCAAGGAGGTCAACACTTGCAATCCGTCCACCATCACTGGCACTCTGTCCCGCCTGTCCCTGGATGAGGACGAGGAGCCCAAGTCTTGCCTCGTGGGTCCTGAGGGTGGCCTCAGCTTCTCACCACTGCCCGGGAACATCCTAGTGCCCATGGCGGCCTCACCAGGTCTCGgggagccaccaccaccccaagagACCAACCCCGTATACATGTGCGGGGAGGGTGGTCTACGGCAGTTGGACCTTACATGGCTACGGCCAAGCGAGCCAGGCTCTGAGGGGGACTACATGGTGCTGCCCCGGCGGACTTTGAGCCTGCAGCCTGGTGGTGGGGGCCCAGGGGGTGAGGAGGCCCCAAGGGCCCGGCCTGAGGGGACCCCCCGGCGGGCTGCCAAGACAGTGGCCCACACTGAAGGCTACCCCAGCTTCCTGTCTGTGGAGCACTCAGGTCTAGGGCTGGGCCCTGCCTATGGGTctctccagaacccatatggGATGACCTTCCAACCACCACCACCGACACCCAGCGCCCGCCAAGTACCTGAGCCAGGGGAACGCAGCCGGACCATGCCCCGTACCGTACCTGGCTCCACCATGAAGCTGGGCTCCCTTGAG CGAAAGAAGCTTCGGTATTCAGACTTGGACTTTGAG AAGGTGATGCACACCCGGAAACGGCACTCGGAACTCTACCATGAACTCAACCAGAAGTTCCACACTTTTGACCGCTACCGTAGCCAGTCCTCAGCCAAG GAGAAACCCAGCCCCGGGGAACGCCCTGGCCTGTCCCAGCACAGGAGACATCAAAGCTGGAGCACCTTCAAATCTATGACACTGGGCTCACTGCCTCCCAAGCCCCGAGAGCGGCTGGCCTTGCACCGGGCAGCAGCCTGGGAGCCCACAGAACCGCCAGACGGCGACTTCCAGACAGAGGTGTGA